The following proteins are co-located in the Longimicrobium sp. genome:
- a CDS encoding sigma-54 dependent transcriptional regulator, translating into MADRTVLLIGDDAEVRDAVRAACERAGAALSAAATLGDGLRALSATRHDATVLLASAVDEDGAVIRRIAAAPNAGTLVLVARTPSLRLAIEAPRLGAAELLTVPLDVDRLAALLSPAPPAGDVVPLPRLTAGSGDELVGSSPALIEAFQTVGRVAASDATVLVTGESGTGKELVARALHAASGRAGGAFVAVNCAAIPEDLLESELFGHERGAFTGAVARKVGRFERANGGTLFLDEIGDMSLVLQAKILRALQEREIERLGGEERIRLNVRVVAATHRDLPSLIASGDFREDLFYRLAVVRLHLPALRERPGDVRALALHYAARFAGEHGRELRGIADAAMRSLEAHAWPGNVRELRNVLERAVLLAPGDVLQVEHLQLGPAAAPVKAAEGGAESLPGYSKGMTMAQVEALHIGQVLRQVDGHFGRAAEILDMHRNTVSRKAIEYGVIPG; encoded by the coding sequence ATGGCGGATCGCACGGTCCTGCTGATCGGGGATGATGCGGAGGTTCGCGACGCCGTGCGCGCCGCCTGCGAGCGTGCGGGCGCGGCGTTGAGCGCGGCGGCGACGCTCGGAGATGGATTGCGCGCGCTCTCCGCCACGCGGCACGATGCGACGGTGCTGCTGGCGTCGGCGGTGGACGAGGACGGGGCCGTGATCCGCCGGATCGCGGCGGCGCCCAACGCGGGGACGCTGGTGCTGGTGGCACGCACGCCGTCGCTGCGCCTGGCCATCGAGGCCCCGCGCCTGGGCGCGGCCGAGCTGCTGACCGTTCCGCTGGACGTGGACCGCTTGGCCGCCCTGCTCTCCCCCGCCCCGCCCGCCGGCGACGTCGTCCCGCTTCCCCGGCTGACGGCTGGATCGGGGGACGAGCTGGTGGGGAGCAGCCCCGCGCTGATCGAGGCATTCCAGACCGTCGGCAGGGTGGCGGCGAGCGATGCCACGGTGCTGGTGACGGGCGAGTCGGGTACCGGCAAGGAGCTGGTCGCCCGCGCGCTGCACGCCGCGAGTGGGCGGGCGGGCGGCGCGTTCGTGGCCGTCAACTGCGCCGCGATTCCCGAGGACCTGCTGGAAAGCGAGCTGTTCGGGCACGAGCGCGGGGCGTTCACGGGCGCCGTCGCGCGCAAGGTGGGCCGGTTCGAGCGGGCGAACGGCGGCACGCTGTTCCTGGATGAGATCGGAGACATGAGCCTGGTGCTGCAGGCCAAGATCCTCCGGGCGCTGCAGGAGCGGGAGATCGAGCGGCTGGGGGGCGAGGAGCGCATTCGCCTGAACGTGCGCGTGGTGGCGGCAACCCACCGCGACCTGCCGTCACTCATCGCCTCGGGCGACTTTCGCGAAGACCTCTTCTATCGCCTGGCCGTGGTGAGGCTGCACCTGCCGGCCCTGCGCGAGCGCCCGGGCGACGTGCGCGCCCTGGCGCTGCACTACGCGGCGCGCTTCGCGGGCGAGCACGGCCGGGAGCTGCGCGGCATCGCCGACGCGGCCATGCGCAGCCTGGAGGCCCACGCGTGGCCGGGCAATGTCCGCGAGTTGCGCAACGTGCTGGAGCGCGCGGTGCTGCTGGCGCCGGGCGACGTGCTGCAGGTGGAGCACCTTCAGCTGGGGCCCGCGGCGGCTCCAGTGAAGGCGGCGGAGGGTGGGGCCGAGTCGCTGCCCGGATACTCGAAAGGGATGACGATGGCACAGGTGGAGGCGCTTCACATCGGCCAGGTGCTGCGGCAGGTGGACGGGCACTTCGGGCGCGCCGCGGAGATCCTGGACATGCACCGCAACACCGTTTCGCGCAAAGCCATCGAGTACGGCGTGATCCCGGGGTGA